Proteins from a genomic interval of Corvus moneduloides isolate bCorMon1 chromosome 6, bCorMon1.pri, whole genome shotgun sequence:
- the C6H14orf132 gene encoding uncharacterized protein C14orf132 homolog isoform X2 — MDLSFMAAQLPVMGGAFMDSPNEDFSTEYSLFNSSANVHAASSMQNPPEETSRSSNDAILLWIAIIATIGNIVVVGVVYAFTF, encoded by the coding sequence cttCCTGTTATGGGAGGAGCCTTTATGGACTCACCCAACGAGGACTTTAGTACAGAGTACTCCCTGTTTAACTCATCAGCCAACGTCCATGCAGCCTCTTCCATGCAGAATCCACCAGAAGAGACATCCCGTTCTTCAAATGATGCCATATTGTTATGGATTGCAATAATAGCAACAATTGGAAATATTGTGGTTGTGGGAGTGGTGTATGCCTTCACCTTCTAG